Part of the Gramella sp. Hel_I_59 genome, TTATTTTACCTCTTACCTGGAGAACCGTAAAAATTACCCTCCAGATGAACAAAAATTATTAGATCAATACTTCGAGGGCTTATAGTCCTCTTTTTTAATGCTCTCTTGCCTGGTATTCATTTAAGAAAGTTTCTAGATCTTCAGCTACTTTCAAAATTCGTTTGTTATCCACACTCTCTGTCCACCTAATTAATTTTAGATCATTTTTGAGACCCTGCATCGCTGCGTTCGCCAAACTTTCCAGACTTTTAGTTATGCCTTCGTTTAAAGAAACAACATTGGCATTCACCTGTCGAACATCTTGTTGAAGCTTTTCCAATGTAATCGATGAAGTGCGTTCATACTTTAAGCCTTCTTCTTTTAAAATCGAGATGTTTTTATTCTCCTTGATTTTCTCACCCAACAATTCAGATACAGAAACATTTAGAGCACTTGCAATATTCTGCAATTTTGAAATTGGAATATCAGTTTGACCATTTTCATAATTTACGTATGATCTTTTTGGAATACCAGTAAGGTCCACCACTCTATCCTGTGACACTCCTTTGTTT contains:
- a CDS encoding helix-turn-helix transcriptional regulator → NKGVSQDRVVDLTGIPKRSYVNYENGQTDIPISKLQNIASALNVSVSELLGEKIKENKNISILKEEGLKYERTSSITLEKLQQDVRQVNANVVSLNEGITKSLESLANAAMQGLKNDLKLIRWTESVDNKRILKVAEDLETFLNEYQAREH